The following are encoded together in the Marmota flaviventris isolate mMarFla1 chromosome 18, mMarFla1.hap1, whole genome shotgun sequence genome:
- the Has1 gene encoding hyaluronan synthase 1 — MLSFSWERGITLGFSKEAFRTQLAPFSLRSQQDVPKPTAAARRCSGLARRVLTIAFALLILGLMTWAYAAGVPLASDSYGLLAFGLYGAFLSAHLVAQSLFAYLEHRRVAAAARRAAARGPLDAATARSVALTISAYQEDPAYLRQCLTSARALLYPRARLRVLMVVDGNRAEDLYMVDMFREVFADEDPATYVWDGNYHQPWEPAAAGAVNAGAGAYREVEAEDPGRLAVEALVRTRRCVCVAQRWGGKREVMYTAFKALGDSVDYVQVCDSDTRLDPMALLELVRVLDEDPRVGAVGGDVRILNPLDSWVSFLSSLRYWVAFNVERACQSYFHCVSCISGPLGLYRNNLLQQFLEAWYNQKFLGTHCTFGDDRHLTNRMLSMGYATKYTSRSRCYSETPSSFLRWLSQQTRWSKSYFREWLYNALWWHRHHAWMTYEAVVSGLFPFFVAATVLRLFYAGRPWALLWVLLCVQGVALAKAAFAAWLRGCLRMVLLSLYAPLYMCGLLPSKFLALVTMNQSGWGTSGRRKLAANYVPLLPLALWALLLLGGLVRSVAQEARADWCSPSRVAEAYHLAAGAGAYLGYWVVMLTLYWVGVRRLCRRRSGGYRVQV; from the exons ATGTTATCATTCAGCTGGGAGCGGGGAATAACCTTGGGCTTCTCAAAGGAGGCCTTCAGGACTCAGttggctcctttctctctccGCTCCCAGCAGGACGTGCCCAAGCCCACCGCAGCAGCGCGCCGTTGCTCAGGCCTGGCCAGGCGGGTGCTGACCATCGCCTTCGCCCTGCTCATCCTGGGCCTCATGACCTGGGCCTATGCCGCCGGCGTGCCACTGGCCTCGGATAGCTACGGTCTCCTGGCCTTCGGCCTCTACGGAGCCTTCCTCTCGGCGCACCTGGTGGCGCAGAGTCTCTTCGCGTACCTAGAGCACCGGCGGGTGGCGGCTGCGGCGCGGCGCGCGGCGGCCCGGGGGCCCCTGGACGCGGCTACCGCCCGCAGCGTGGCGCTAACCATCTCCGCGTACCAGGAGGACCCGGCGTACCTGCGCCAGTGTCTGACGTCCGCTCGCGCCCTGCTGTACCCGCGCGCGCGGCTGCGCGTGCTCATGGTGGTGGACGGCAACCGCGCCGAGGACCTCTACATGGTCGACATGTTCCGCGAGGTCTTCGCCGACGAGGACCCCGCCACCTATGTGTGGGACGGCAACTACCACCAGCCCTGGGAACCTGCGGCTGCGGGAGCGGTGAATGCCGGCGCCGGCGCCTACCGGGAGGTGGAGGCCGAAGATCCCGGACGGCTGGCGGTGGAGGCGCTGGTGAGGACGCGCAGGTGCGTGTGCGTGGCGCAGCGCTGGGGCGGCAAGCGAGAGGTCATGTACACGGCCTTCAAGGCGCTGGGCGACTCTGTGGACTATGTGCAG GTCTGTGACTCAGACACCAGGCTGGACCCCATGGCACTGCTGGAGCTGGTGCGGGTGCTGGATGAGGACCCCCGGGTAGGGGCTGTTGGGGGGGATGTGCGAATCCTCAACCCTCTGGACTCGTGggtcagcttcctgagcagcctGCGGTACTGGGTAGCCTTCAACGTGGAGCGTGCTTGTCAGAGCTACTTCCACTGCGTGTCCTGCATCAGTGGTCCCCTCG GCCTATACAGAAACAACCTCCTTCAGCAGTTCCTGGAGGCCTGGTACAACCAGAAGTTCCTGGGCACCCACTGCACTTTTGGGGATGACCGGCACCTCACCAACCGCATGCTCAGCATGGGCTACGCTACCAA GTACACCTCGCGGTCCCGCTGCTACTCGGAGACGCCCTCTTCCTTCCTGCGCTGGCTGAGCCAGCAGACGCGCTGGTCCAAGTCCTACTTCCGCGAGTGGCTCTACAACGCGCTGTGGTGGCACCGGCACCACGCGTGGATGACCTACGAGGCGGTGGTGTCCGGCCTCTTCCCGTTCTTCGTGGCGGCCACCGTGCTGCGGCTCTTCTACGCCGGGCGCCCGTGGGCGCTGCTCTGGGTGCTGCTGTGCGTGCAGGGCGTGGCGCTGGCCAAGGCGGCCTTCGCGGCCTGGCTGCGCGGCTGCCTGCGCATGGTGCTGCTCTCGCTCTACGCGCCGCTCTACATGTGCGGCCTGCTGCCCTCCAAGTTCCTGGCGCTGGTCACCATGAACCAGAGCGGCTGGGGCACCTCGGGCCGCCGCAAGCTGGCCGCCAACTACGTCCCTCTGCTGCCGCTGGCCCTCTGGGCCTTGCTGCTGCTCGGGGGCCTGGTGCGCAGCGTGGCCCAGGAGGCCAGGGCCGACTGGTGCAGCCCCTCCCGGGTGGCCGAGGCCTACCACCTGGCGGCCGGCGCCGGCGCCTACCTGGGCTACTGGGTGGTGATGCTGACCCTGTACTGGGTGGGCGTGCGGAGGCTCTGCCGGCGGCGCAGCGGGGGCTACCGCGTCCAGGTGTGA